From the Sebastes umbrosus isolate fSebUmb1 chromosome 23, fSebUmb1.pri, whole genome shotgun sequence genome, the window TCCACTCTGGGAACGCTGATGTCAGCGGGAAGCTCGGCATTCCAGTTCACCTGGAAAGGAAGGCCGCTGTGGTCGGAGGGCTGATCCAACTCCTCCGCGTTCATGCGAGACTCATCAGTCGTCTGGCGGTATAAACCCATTGAGCCTTTCTGTTTGACAGACGTAGGAAAGAAGGCTTAAAGCTTGTTGGAAGAACACATTGAAGTTCTAGTATAGGTCTACTATATTCAGGTCTCACATTTGTAACGTCATCGTCCTTTTTCTGCCACAGTTTCTTGATTTTCTCAAGAGCCTTGTTCCTCTTCCTCAGAACCCTCAGAGGGTTGAACCCAACCTGGAACGACCAACGTGTTGGCGTTATGTTCATACATACATTATTTATCtgataaaaacaaactgaagcAGAAGATGGAGATGTGTCGCACATACAGCTTCTACAAGCTTGTCCTTGAAGAACTCAACGTTGGCGAAGAAGATAGGCGAAGGTATCCGGAAGATTTTTACTCCCCTTGGTTCAACTATCTGAGAAGGGAAGCATCACGATGAAACAAAGGAAATTCAGAAGGATAttattgttggtttgtttgtctgattgtcagcaggattatggAAAAACTACAGGCcgtgaaacttggtggaagggtgtagcatgTGCAAAGGACgaacccattacattttggagcgGATCCGGCCTCTGGAATCGGTCTGATCTCTCCGAGTGCCCTTCCAGTTTAACATACTTACATGCTGGTAATCTTTGCGATCTTTGTAGAGGTCGGTCCCCGGGATGTTGGCCAAGACGGAACAGCGGGGGCTAGAAAGacatgaaataaatacagaacTTGGGATCCTgctaccattttgcatcttaacaatacaatacggtCGGTTTTGACTTTTGGCCCGTGGCCCACTACTGAGCTCCAGTTTTTGCTATCCAAGGGAAAAGGTTTGGGCACCCCtgccctaaatgctacacactgtcaGTTTCCATAATACAAAACTACCAATAATAACTTATGTCATTACAATTGAGTCCTGAAGACGACAGTGAGCAGCTCCACCCCCAAGCCCACCGCCAGACCGAGATCCAGTCCCAGCAGGGTGGCACCCAGACACGTTCCCACCCACACcacctgcacacaaacacctgcAGGTCAGTAACAAGGAAATGACCATGTAAATACTGTACAGCTTAGTTCTGGCAGTGATGTGATCTATAAGACATTTTGAAACACCTACACATTCAGGTTTGTCCCTCCTCCACAGGTACGGGATCTCTCTGAACTGCATCAGCATGCCCTTCAGGTTGACGATGACCAAGGCACCCAGGACGGACTGGAGCGAGGTCAAATATTAAAGGAAAAACGTTTAGACTTATAGGTGTACAATCACAACTGAGCTTACTCCAGAAAAATTTAAAATTCTCTCATAAAACAAGGGCTTGTTTTAACGccaaacgcattaacgcaatctatctttcagaggttgtagcgggctcaaatttaaagctagagtgaagatactggtatcataagaaactagaaaacctgatgaatcacTTGGTACCAACCCTCATACTACCTCATTCTAGCTTGTCATggaggaagctaaataacgctccaaacttacactaaaaaTGTCAAGGAAAAACGGTCAtagccgttttcaaaggggtcccttgacctctgacctccagatatgtgaatgaaaatgggttctatgggtacccacgagtctcccctttacagacatgcccactttatgataatcacatgcagtttgggggcatgGTGAGTCTTACCCTGGGAAGCGGCTCCAGCAGGAAGCCGAGTGCCACAGTTACAATCATCGCCATCATGGCTGAGATCAGCCCAGCAACCtgcatttgtaaaaaaaaaaaaaaaaaagttaatatttcattttaacatGCCAATGAGGAAAAAAGAACGTCATATAAACCAAGattgtaaaattacaataaacCATCATGACCCAGTAAAACAAGTGAAATTGGCTTCCTTCCTGACCTGCGTTTTGCCTCCTGAGCTCTCCTGCACCGCCGTCCTGGAGAGCGCCGTGCTGGCTGCAAACGACTTGAAGGTCGCACCGAATATGTTGCTCACCCCAAATGCAATGAGCTCCTGGGATGGAGCAATGAATAGTTAAGTTACTACAATAAGCCTATAAATACTTGAACATcctaaaatgtgtttatatttcaAAGCACATGTATCTTTTCCtatgcaaaatgttaaattcaTTAATCTGTATCTATGtcttattttgataattatgtgtttgttggcttttctattttttatttattttatttattttatttattttatttattttatttattttatttattttatttattttatttattttatttatttattttatttttgttttatgtatttattttttattttttattttttattttttattttgtattttttattttgctcttggttatttacattattatttttttatttatttggcatTGGGGGGTGTGAGAAAGTGAAAATGCTCTGTGTTAAATATCTGTGAATAATATTCTTTTTCttgaataaaaatattataaaaaacaacaaaaaagttaCCACTCTCGCAATGAAAGAACGAGTCTGTTTgaccttgtttgtttttttacgtgCAACACATGAAAGCTCAAACACATCCTTGAGATAAAAGCAATATTCACCGTGATTTTATATCTTCATGACCAAAATTACGAGGAGTCTTATTCCCGTACTCGTTTAGTATCAGTAACCAATTAACTCTGTTTCTTCTGCCAGAGCCAGACGAGGAAAGACCGGGTTTAATGTAACTCACCTGGTTCCCATCAATGGTGTAATCGTGTTTGATGGAGTAGACTTTGGCCACAGAGAAGGCGACAGCAAAGCCTACTATGGCGATGGGAAAGGCCTCCACGGCGCCCTCCTGGAAGATTTCTATATTGGGTGCAATGGGAGCCTCGTACCTGAAagataaatgtgtttaattgaACATGTATAGAATCTGAACAGCAGTAAAAAGTAGCTTATTGTATTTCAAGTTCGACTACagatagaaatattatatatatataatatatagctTATGACGAGtttataaacggctcattctaaggtaacaaaaacgcaacgattcttattatcaggtgattatacactaaagaaaacatgcttattaatatcatattccatttctgacctCCTAAATGCTTCACACTGGCCCTCTAAAGTTTAAACTAAAGGAGTAGAAGTGTAGAACTTGAAACTTACCCACTAACCATTTTGCCAACAACCCCAACATCAAATCTCGTCTCGAAGTTGAAGCCGTAGGATATCCCACAAGCTATGATAGTCTGTGAAGACACCGGAGAGACAAACAACTCTCAAATCCCACGTATCAGAGCTTCCTTGAATGCACCAACCAGTTACAATGATGGTGTTaattaacaaataaactgtTATACCTGGGGAAAATGGTAATAATGTAAAGTATACATGACTTGTGTGCAAGAGGAGCATCATCCCTCACCACGATGACCTCTATGGGGATGGGAACAGGCAGCTTGGCTTTGTATTTGTCGTTCAGCTCCTTCACAATGTACACCAACACCATGATCGCGATGGACATCACCAGGTCACAGATGTTGGTGGACGTGATCTGGACGAAGACCTTCTCCAAAGTCTGCACAAAAGAAGCAAACACACTTTACTCTGTAATgtattatttagttttacatCACAGCTCAGGAAGGTAAAATTCCAAGACAAGTGTGTCTTGTCTTGGAATTTTGACGATACGGAAATCATAAAAAGGCCATATAAGTGTAATTTGGACACTGGTTTTGAGCCAGAACTCATTCAGTCGACAGTGTGCGACGGTGTACTTTGATACATCAGATGAGAGCAGATtggcagtaaaaacaaaaaagattatgcacttttttaaagattaaaacTACTGGAGATCAATCATTCAATCATTTCTTCATTTAACTTTAACAGTTCAATTGCAATCTCCGCTCGTTCCAAATATATAATTGCATAGACCATAATAACAAAACTGTCGGATATATCCTGGACTTACATATATGATAGAGAGTGGACCGCTGATGCCCGGAACGTTCAACCCCAACACAAACTTCAGCTGGGACACCACGATGTGGAGTGCAGCCGCTGTGGTGAAGCCGGACACCAGAGTGTCGGACAGGTACATGACAATAAAGCCCACCTGCAGGACACCCATAGCCAGCTGCATGGGGAAAAAGCCATGGGAACCTTGGTTTGAAAGTTCTTTAGCACATGcagtatggtatggtatggtatggtgtggtatggtatggtatggtatggtaggCCGATGGTATGGTATGGAGTGACATCTACCTGGAAAATCCCCATGAGAAAGGTCATAGAGGAGGCCACCAGGACTCTCTGCTGGTCCATGCTCAGGCCTTCAAAGCCGGTTATGTTGGCCGGAGGTCCGACGTCAGGCACCAGACGGGTCACCACAGCTCCCACCATCAGGCTCAGGACTGGGAAGGAACCTGCATAAAAGTGGGTGTCGATGGGTGGGGAGACAAGCCGTATCACAACCAATCTTATATCCTCTTGTCAGATGATAAGATCCATAACTTTTCAAAACAGGCTTTTTTAAGTGATCTGTTTATGCTTGATGAAATGGTGATAATTAAAGAGGTTTGTCCCAAAGtgctatttatttttcacttgttatagagaaaaaataagatatTCGATAGTGACTCAGCATTGCATGACATACCTACAGATATATGCCTTGAAGTACCGAAGAAGAAGTACGTCAGCATGGGGAAGAAAGCCGTGTAGAGGCCGTAGCTCGGAGGCAGCGAGGCCAGCAGAGAGAAGGCCAGTCCTGAGTGACACCAcagcagcaaaaacaacaaacacagaatgAAGATTTCAATAATAACGGACATTTTGCACGTCAAATATCTCTGGAAAAAAcgaatgaaacaaacaaaaagacttttttttctgccacaTAAATTGTACATGAGCTGCAACCTATAGACCTCGGGACAGTCAGAAGCAACTGCTCAGAGGATCTGAGTGTCCTCGATAAaagatgtggttttaaaagGTCTCAGAGATAAGTCGGAGCTTGCCCATTTAACGatttatatgttaataataaaatcttaaaatcaatcctaAAATGCACATGGAGCCAGTGAAGAGAAGCCAGAATAGGTGGAGATGTGCTCACGTTTACGTGTACCAGTTAAAAGACGAGCTGCCGACAAAGAGGCTTGGCTAACAGCAACGTAAAGTGCATTACAATAATCAAGACTTGTGGTGATAAAAGCATGCATTACCTtttcaaaatcattaaaagataaaaaggaCTTAACCCTGGATAAAAGCCACAGTTGGAAAAAACTTGATTTCACAActgagtttattattatttctcatTGAGCTTAAGAAAATGTAAAGCCATCCAGTCTTTGATGTCTTTGAGACAGGCTAGCAATGTGCCCAAACAGTctgagttattattttttttcaagggCAGGTACAGCTGTGTGTCATCTGCAAAGAGGTGGAAGGATATTCCATACTTTCGAGTAATGGACCCCAGTGGAAGCATGAACAAGGAAAACTAAATCGGACCAAGTATAGAGCTTTGGGGGACTCCACATGGGAGAAGAGATGACTGTTTTCCAATATCCAGTaacaatgctgatcctagtgttggcttttcctgcttcagcaaaagcgggtcggtgccggggctgaggcaggaagagaaacgttatcgtgtctcgactgcgcccgcagggagacaccggcaccgggtcagagacgataacgtttctcgctgcggagccccgtcacttcacaagacatggaaaacttctgttggtctggaggagctgcagcagttatttctgcacaaacgtccactgtacattcactacatattctcagagctaaactaactcttctgcagtgtgtagtgtgtagtgtgcacgcatgctcGTCTAGACGTGGAGCGagacatttatacgcttaaaaagatacaaacagtccctttaagcttaCTTATCTATATCTGTTCTTGTACTTCCTTTAGCTACTGCAACTCTTTCAATTCCTCTCCGtgtgggatcaataaagtttgatcTCATCCCGCTCCCTCACCTTGCATAATGGCCACCATTCCAGTGCTGATCCCAGACACAACATCTCCAAGCAGCCACTCTCTGACTCTGTAGATCCTTATCCAGCCGATGATGGGCAGAAGAGAGAGCACGGCGTTCTTGGCACGTTTTGAATCACAGCTGGatttaacagaaataaaaaaaaatcttttttgcACTTGAAAGTTTGAATTTCATCAAAACCCCTCAGACTTATTTTGCAGAAGATTTAAAGAAATGTCTAAAGACCCGGGTTCACTTACGTCAGATACTCCTTCACATGGTCCAGGATGGTTTTGCGCACCCTGGGGGTTTTCTCATAGTCTTCATCAAAGCTGTCCTCAGAGTACACAGGTCTGGCCACCGCATATTGTCTCCTCAAAGTCACCATCCTGACACCTCTGGGGGTGTCTTGAGGAATCCCAGTACAGTATAATGTGTGAAAGGTTCTGGAGAGAATAAACCTTTGCCCGTTGCTTTCCTGAGCAGCGCTGTGCAGTCTGTGTTTATCTAATCTGTGATCTGAGATCAATCTCATCACTATGTCAGTTTTGTCTCCGCTCTGTTCAATCATTAACACGGATTTATGATTCATTGTGTTGATATGTCGTTTTTAATTGGTTCAGACACTTTGAAACTGAGGTTACGGACGAGAGGCATCctcacatgtttttgtttagtttcagaGAGCTTTTGAAATGTTCTTTATATTAGAAGTTTGATCTAAGACTGCAGAGTCAATGATGCACTAATCACAACTTCAGATGCATTTACTGAGCCTTCCtttcactagggctgtcaattgaataaaatatttaatcatgattaatatcatgattgtccatagttaattgataaattattttttatctgttcaaaatgtaccttaaagtaagatttgtcaagtatttaatactcttatcaacatgggagtggacaagtatgctgctttatacaaatgtatgtatatatttattattgttaaatcaattaacaacataaaacaatgacagatattgtccagaaaccctcacagtactgcatttagcataaacaatatgctcaaatcataacatggcaaactgcagcccaacaggcaacaacagctgtcagtgtgtcagtgtgctgacttgactatgacttctgTCCTcctaaatgctgcacactgtgGTTTAGTGGTGCATATTCCTATATTCACAAACAAGGTTAtaattaaaggagcagtgtgtaggatttggaggtatctagtggtgtggttgcagattacaaccaactgagtacccctccgctcactcctccctttccaagactgcggtaacgtgagccgccgagtgcaaaaccgtggtaacgctgttcacctcgctcaAAGGCTATCTATACTATAATAACTTTACTTCAGGAGCAGCGGacgtcagacggcggctggcggtaccacggctttgcactctgcggctcatgttgGCGCAGTTTTACAAGCAtgccggagaactacggtggctttcaggtaacgtgaaaatgcaaaaggcactctctctagagccgaaaacaaaacgaaaacacaacgactcttactttgaggtgattatacactaatgaaaacagttgaatattatattctatttctgctaatagatcccctgaaatgtgacacactgttccttttaacaGTACGAGGGTAGCAATAttttaatatcaatattttgcttacaagaaaaaatacacagaaacattGAATGTCATTATTTAGAGTGATAAAATATTTATTCCAATATTTCAAGCACTGCACATTCAGTCTTTTTTCACATTGCTTTGGTCCCAACATTATTTAGAGAACTGTGTGCTGAGAGATATTCATTTAATTCTCATTATCATGAAAATATAactataaaacatgtca encodes:
- the slc26a3.1 gene encoding solute carrier family 26 member 3, giving the protein MVTLRRQYAVARPVYSEDSFDEDYEKTPRVRKTILDHVKEYLTCDSKRAKNAVLSLLPIIGWIRIYRVREWLLGDVVSGISTGMVAIMQGLAFSLLASLPPSYGLYTAFFPMLTYFFFGTSRHISVGSFPVLSLMVGAVVTRLVPDVGPPANITGFEGLSMDQQRVLVASSMTFLMGIFQLAMGVLQVGFIVMYLSDTLVSGFTTAAALHIVVSQLKFVLGLNVPGISGPLSIIYTLEKVFVQITSTNICDLVMSIAIMVLVYIVKELNDKYKAKLPVPIPIEVIVTIIACGISYGFNFETRFDVGVVGKMVSGYEAPIAPNIEIFQEGAVEAFPIAIVGFAVAFSVAKVYSIKHDYTIDGNQELIAFGVSNIFGATFKSFAASTALSRTAVQESSGGKTQVAGLISAMMAMIVTVALGFLLEPLPRSVLGALVIVNLKGMLMQFREIPYLWRRDKPECVVWVGTCLGATLLGLDLGLAVGLGVELLTVVFRTQFPRCSVLANIPGTDLYKDRKDYQHIVEPRGVKIFRIPSPIFFANVEFFKDKLVEAVGFNPLRVLRKRNKALEKIKKLWQKKDDDVTNKGSMGLYRQTTDESRMNAEELDQPSDHSGLPFQVNWNAELPADISVPRVDLHSLILDFSAVSFLDISALKGLKTTLKEFIRVDVEVYIVSCDVYILEKLHGCMFFDNEILTSMFFPTIHDAMLHVFEKHKEDKSRGWVVREAVYAINTI